The following coding sequences are from one Formosa haliotis window:
- a CDS encoding class I SAM-dependent DNA methyltransferase translates to MALSTQEIVNKLWNLCNVLRDDGITYHQYLNELTFILFLKMAEETDYNDKLPEGYRWEDLKQKEGVELSTFYRQLLLTLGTESTGNIQKIYNNAQTSISEPANLRKIIKHIDELDWFEAKDEGLGDMYEGLLEKNASEKKSGAGQYFTPRPLINVMVRLMDPKVGERLNDPACGTYGFMIAAHHYILQHNDIYSLTEAQNNFLLNEQYSGCELVGDTHRLAMMNAFLHGMGGNIALGDSLSSYGESVKNIDLVLANPPFGTKKGGDRPTRTDLVYPTSNKQLNFLQAIYRSLHIRGGARAAVVLPDNVLFEDGDGQNVRRDLMEKCNLHTVLRLPTGIFYAAGVKTNVLFFERGTTDKGNTKNVWFYDMRTNMPNFGKRTPFTESYFEDFEKAYTAKDRTSIKDERFKCISRETIAKKNDSLDLGLIADDSITKAEDIGEPIDIAKEALAELTSITEELNAIIKALN, encoded by the coding sequence ATGGCATTATCCACTCAAGAAATAGTAAATAAACTTTGGAACCTTTGTAACGTATTACGCGACGATGGTATCACATATCACCAATATTTAAACGAGCTTACCTTTATTCTGTTTTTAAAAATGGCAGAAGAAACCGACTATAACGATAAACTTCCAGAAGGTTACCGTTGGGAAGACTTAAAACAAAAAGAAGGTGTAGAATTGTCTACATTCTATCGTCAATTATTACTGACTTTAGGAACGGAAAGTACTGGAAACATTCAGAAAATATACAACAACGCACAAACTAGTATTAGCGAGCCTGCCAATCTTCGTAAAATTATAAAACATATAGACGAGCTGGATTGGTTTGAAGCCAAAGACGAAGGATTAGGCGACATGTATGAAGGCTTGCTAGAAAAAAATGCCAGTGAAAAAAAATCTGGAGCAGGCCAATACTTTACCCCACGACCATTAATTAATGTGATGGTGCGCTTAATGGATCCTAAAGTAGGCGAACGTTTAAACGATCCTGCTTGTGGTACCTATGGGTTTATGATTGCCGCACACCATTATATTTTACAACATAACGATATCTATTCGCTTACAGAAGCTCAAAACAACTTCTTGCTAAATGAGCAATACTCTGGTTGCGAGTTGGTAGGCGACACCCACCGTTTAGCCATGATGAATGCTTTTTTACATGGTATGGGCGGTAATATCGCTTTAGGAGATTCTTTAAGCAGTTATGGAGAAAGTGTAAAAAATATAGACCTTGTTCTAGCAAACCCACCGTTTGGAACCAAAAAAGGAGGCGACCGACCTACAAGAACCGATTTGGTTTACCCAACAAGTAACAAGCAATTAAATTTCTTGCAAGCTATTTACCGTAGTTTACATATACGTGGCGGAGCTCGTGCAGCAGTGGTATTACCAGATAATGTGTTGTTTGAAGATGGCGACGGCCAAAACGTACGTAGAGACCTCATGGAAAAATGTAATTTACATACCGTACTGCGTTTACCAACTGGTATTTTTTATGCTGCAGGTGTAAAAACCAATGTATTATTCTTTGAGCGTGGTACTACAGATAAAGGGAATACTAAAAACGTGTGGTTTTACGATATGCGTACCAACATGCCCAACTTTGGAAAACGTACCCCATTTACCGAAAGCTATTTTGAGGATTTTGAGAAAGCCTACACCGCCAAAGATCGAACCAGTATTAAAGACGAACGCTTTAAATGTATTAGTAGAGAAACCATTGCAAAAAAGAACGATTCTCTAGATTTAGGTTTAATAGCAGACGATAGCATTACCAAAGCCGAAGACATTGGAGAACCCATAGACATTGCTAAAGAAGCCCTAGCCGAATTAACAAGCATTACAGAAGAGTTGAATGCCATAATTAAAGCGTTGAACTAA
- a CDS encoding restriction endonuclease subunit S: MNNWIKCKISDIADVNSGIGFPKNFQGNINGIYPFYKVGDISQTFLRGEQYLTVANNYIDDDILIELKGKLFKSGTIVFAKIGEALRLNRRAIISEDSLCDNNVMGVIPVKSETSRFLYYYLNTLDLGIYSAGNAVPSIRKSVVLDIKIPLPPLPEQQRIVAKLDELFGHLDSLKTRLNNIPQILKNFRQAVLTQAVTGKLTEEWRVGKALEDVDFVVKEFLTDLVEKEKSQIKKKKIKTLIKEKSIEEYNVPKEWKFYKLEKLCLEFTYGSSSKSLDEGLVPVIRMGNLQAGKIDWDKLKYSVDEKEIEKYMLTAGDVLFNRTNSPELVGKTSIYLGDKKAIYAGYLIKIKTSELLKSSYLNYALNSPYAKEWCWKVKTDGVSQSNINAQKLSQFNLPYPPIKEQTEIVNRVAHLFAKADAIDAQYQSLKTKIDSLPQAILAKAFKGELVAQLDTDGSAEVLLEEIQRLRAEVVKKGKTNKVKQ, encoded by the coding sequence ATGAATAATTGGATAAAATGTAAAATATCGGATATAGCAGATGTTAATTCAGGAATAGGCTTTCCGAAAAACTTTCAAGGAAATATAAATGGGATTTATCCTTTTTATAAGGTTGGTGATATCTCTCAAACCTTTTTGAGAGGAGAACAGTACTTAACTGTGGCAAATAATTATATAGATGATGATATATTAATAGAACTTAAAGGGAAACTATTTAAGTCAGGTACAATTGTATTTGCAAAAATCGGTGAAGCTTTAAGATTAAACAGAAGAGCTATCATTAGTGAAGATTCTTTATGTGATAATAACGTTATGGGAGTTATTCCTGTAAAATCAGAGACAAGCAGGTTTTTGTATTACTATCTAAATACATTGGATTTAGGTATTTATAGTGCAGGAAATGCTGTTCCTTCAATTAGGAAATCTGTTGTATTAGATATAAAAATCCCCCTCCCCCCACTACCAGAACAACAACGCATTGTTGCCAAGTTAGACGAATTATTTGGGCATCTAGACAGTCTTAAAACCCGTTTAAACAACATACCACAAATTCTTAAAAATTTTAGGCAAGCGGTGTTAACCCAAGCCGTAACAGGTAAACTTACTGAGGAATGGCGTGTTGGGAAGGCGTTGGAGGATGTTGATTTTGTAGTGAAAGAGTTTTTAACTGATTTAGTAGAAAAAGAAAAAAGTCAAATAAAGAAGAAGAAGATAAAAACTTTAATTAAAGAAAAATCTATTGAGGAATACAATGTCCCTAAAGAATGGAAGTTTTATAAATTAGAAAAACTTTGTTTAGAATTCACCTATGGTAGTTCTTCTAAATCCTTAGATGAAGGATTAGTTCCTGTTATAAGAATGGGCAATTTACAAGCTGGTAAAATTGATTGGGATAAATTAAAGTATTCAGTTGATGAAAAAGAAATAGAAAAATATATGCTTACTGCTGGAGATGTTTTATTTAATAGGACGAATAGTCCAGAATTAGTTGGTAAAACTTCGATTTATTTAGGAGATAAAAAAGCAATTTATGCTGGTTATTTAATAAAAATTAAAACTAGTGAATTATTAAAATCAAGTTATTTGAATTATGCTTTAAATTCACCTTATGCAAAAGAATGGTGTTGGAAAGTCAAAACAGATGGAGTAAGTCAATCTAATATTAATGCTCAAAAACTATCTCAATTTAATCTCCCTTATCCACCAATTAAAGAACAAACCGAAATCGTAAACCGGGTAGCCCATTTATTTGCCAAAGCTGATGCTATAGACGCCCAATACCAAAGCCTAAAAACAAAAATAGACAGTTTACCACAAGCTATTTTAGCCAAAGCCTTTAAAGGCGAGTTGGTAGCGCAGTTGGATACAGATGGTAGTGCAGAGGTGTTGTTAGAGGAGATACAAAGGTTAAGGGCTGAGGTTGTAAAAAAAGGTAAAACAAACAAAGTAAAACAGTAA
- a CDS encoding type IV secretory system conjugative DNA transfer family protein, which produces METLEIVIYIMLQSCLFYVLYRLLKLAFWMNCFILILFVILSSQFSEMGLVQSLLLFGCPLLLINIIGFVYFQKAEESSENIRYRVPFKLNSKKLVIENIKRGASVIGSAGSGKTESVVFNFLQHFSKYQFCGVIHDYKSFELTEIAYPLFENSGVDFKIIGFDTIYDRVNPIAPRYLPNEESVNEVARVLIENLLEQKESGSTGTTKFFNDAAEGLISGLIWKLKIEYPHLCTLPHLIAVYQYLETEDLIGFLSSNTTSRAMADAFISGKDSERQTAAVKSTLANALKKISTQRIFMVLSEDEVDLNINTEQRPIVVSVVNNPKYESAYAPVIATIIHTITKQMSVRHAKPSFLLMEEAPTIRLLNMHRIPATLRSYDIATIYVLQDKIQNDIMYGDKASKAILSNLSYQFFGKVNDPDTAKYYERFFELVKQETTSVNRGYNLDFDTRVTTGEREVSKIRADVFFRLKPGEFVVFADGKERKVQFELQQIEKGLPKQECIYTASDLQANFDRVYADILEIF; this is translated from the coding sequence ATGGAAACGCTAGAAATAGTAATTTATATTATGTTACAGTCTTGCTTGTTTTATGTTCTGTATCGCCTATTGAAATTGGCTTTCTGGATGAATTGCTTCATACTCATCTTATTCGTAATACTTTCAAGTCAATTTAGCGAAATGGGCTTAGTTCAAAGTCTTTTGTTATTTGGCTGTCCGCTCCTATTAATAAATATTATCGGATTTGTTTATTTTCAGAAAGCAGAAGAATCTTCTGAAAATATACGTTATAGGGTGCCTTTTAAGTTGAATTCAAAAAAATTAGTGATTGAGAATATTAAACGAGGTGCTTCTGTAATTGGATCTGCGGGAAGTGGAAAGACAGAAAGTGTAGTCTTTAATTTTCTTCAACATTTTAGTAAGTATCAGTTTTGTGGGGTGATCCATGATTACAAGTCGTTCGAGCTTACCGAAATCGCTTATCCTTTATTTGAAAACTCAGGAGTTGATTTCAAAATCATTGGATTTGATACGATTTATGATCGTGTAAATCCAATCGCTCCAAGGTATCTTCCAAATGAAGAAAGCGTGAATGAAGTAGCACGTGTACTTATTGAAAACCTATTAGAACAAAAAGAATCGGGAAGTACTGGAACTACTAAATTTTTTAATGATGCTGCAGAAGGATTGATAAGTGGACTAATCTGGAAGCTTAAAATAGAATATCCACATTTATGTACACTCCCACATTTAATTGCCGTGTATCAATATTTGGAAACCGAAGATTTAATTGGATTTTTAAGTTCCAATACAACCTCTCGCGCCATGGCTGATGCTTTTATAAGTGGTAAAGATTCTGAAAGGCAAACCGCAGCGGTAAAAAGTACGCTGGCAAATGCATTAAAGAAAATTAGTACCCAACGAATTTTTATGGTGCTTTCTGAAGATGAAGTGGATTTAAATATAAACACAGAACAACGTCCAATTGTCGTTTCGGTAGTGAATAATCCCAAATACGAATCGGCATACGCTCCCGTAATTGCAACTATTATTCACACAATTACGAAGCAAATGAGTGTGCGTCATGCGAAACCTTCATTTTTATTGATGGAAGAAGCACCGACCATTCGATTATTAAATATGCACCGGATTCCAGCTACATTAAGAAGCTACGATATTGCAACCATCTATGTGCTTCAAGATAAAATCCAGAACGATATTATGTATGGAGATAAAGCGAGTAAGGCGATTTTGAGTAATTTATCTTATCAATTTTTTGGAAAGGTTAATGATCCCGATACTGCCAAATACTACGAGCGTTTTTTTGAACTTGTAAAACAAGAAACTACTAGTGTGAACCGGGGTTATAATTTAGATTTTGATACCCGAGTTACTACAGGGGAACGAGAGGTGTCAAAAATTCGAGCCGATGTGTTTTTTAGATTAAAACCTGGAGAGTTTGTCGTTTTCGCAGATGGAAAGGAACGAAAAGTACAATTCGAATTACAGCAAATAGAAAAGGGCTTACCTAAGCAAGAATGCATTTATACAGCATCCGATTTACAAGCTAACTTTGATAGAGTTTATGCTGATATCTTGGAGATATTTTAG
- the hsdR gene encoding type I restriction-modification system endonuclease: MNTNFSFLKDNYFNLFQLALLAERNCYSDPSTTLSKLRILSEKLASILIDFELLDEPYDKKQMSRLTVLANNSDTPSEIISIFHTIRKSGNKASHSGEGTEAEARYMLRQTFYLTKWFIEVYENEDVHSDYVIPQESWFVTNDSRAEELEEELERLKQEVVGYKQKIKEYTQISEEAKQERKERAFAKVIKTEQTEAETRDRIDKQLRDAGWECDTKTLNYKTCKTLPQKGKQIAIAEWKCGSKWADYALFNGLDLIGIIEAKKHIKNVMSDLGQAKTYSQIITANHDITFPNHPNSDVYKVPFMFASNGRPFLEQFKTASGIWFWDGRQQKNMARPLANWFSPRDLIEKLDYDERDGVDKLKKTGFDLLSDPSGLNLRAYQIEAIKAVEHKILTDNQDRRALLAMATGTGKTRTMIGMCYRLIASGRFRRILFLVDRRMLGEQAADAFKEVHIEGLQTFAQIYGLQDLEDKAAELDTKIHFATVQGMVQRIAYSDDPPSIGDYDCIVVDEAHRGYTLDKEMDEEEVVLRDQLDFQSKYRMVLDYFDAYRIGLTATPALHTKEIFGDPVYTYSYRQAVIEGYLIDFEPPFVFQTSLSKDGIVWEKGDEVKIYDPEDNEIKDIGVTPDEIKVEITGFNRKVITENFNRVILNELISTYGVLPENRDKTLIFAATNAHADTIVKLLYEEYAELGEDVDADAIVKITGDVYNRADLLRKFKNDQYPSIVVTVDLLTTGIDVPSISNLVFLRRVNSRILYDQMIGRATRRCDEIGKEVFKIYDCVGVTEIMSKEQVMKPVAPLVTKSFADLVEELAIIEDNYSKDAKLDRIIAKIQRKFSSFNKEQKEQFEILSGEPTARDFAKKLKAVDPEALNKSVEDYGHLWEFLDREKGKAFNYGTLYSDHEDKLEEVSRAYEKNLKPKDYLESFTEFINNNRNEISALNVVCTKPSSLTRTELKELRLILDTQGFNKNNLNTAYKEVTNTEIIADLIAHIRTSALGEDLVSHHERISNAVAKLKASHSWNQIQLKWLDKIEAQLQKESIITLEDLNKPPFSVDGGLKRLEKVFKNETAQIINELNDYLYA, from the coding sequence ATGAATACAAATTTTAGTTTTTTAAAAGATAATTATTTTAACTTATTTCAGTTAGCCTTGCTAGCCGAACGTAATTGTTATTCAGATCCTAGTACTACTTTATCAAAACTTAGAATTCTTTCAGAAAAGCTAGCTAGCATTTTAATTGATTTCGAACTGCTTGACGAGCCTTACGATAAAAAACAAATGAGTAGACTGACTGTTTTAGCGAATAACTCAGATACGCCTTCCGAAATCATTTCTATTTTCCATACCATAAGAAAATCTGGTAATAAAGCTTCACATTCAGGTGAAGGAACAGAAGCAGAAGCACGATATATGCTAAGGCAGACATTCTATTTAACCAAATGGTTTATTGAGGTGTATGAAAATGAAGATGTACATTCAGACTATGTAATACCTCAAGAATCATGGTTTGTTACAAATGATTCAAGAGCTGAAGAGCTTGAAGAAGAATTAGAGCGCCTTAAACAAGAAGTCGTTGGTTATAAACAAAAAATTAAAGAGTATACTCAAATTTCTGAGGAAGCAAAACAAGAACGTAAAGAACGAGCTTTTGCTAAGGTTATAAAAACTGAACAAACAGAAGCAGAAACTAGAGACCGTATAGATAAACAATTACGTGATGCGGGTTGGGAGTGCGATACCAAAACATTAAACTATAAAACATGTAAAACACTTCCTCAAAAAGGCAAACAGATAGCTATTGCTGAATGGAAGTGTGGTTCTAAATGGGCAGATTACGCTTTATTTAATGGCTTGGATTTAATAGGAATTATAGAAGCAAAAAAGCACATTAAAAATGTAATGAGCGATTTAGGCCAAGCAAAAACCTATAGCCAAATTATAACTGCAAATCACGATATAACATTTCCTAATCATCCAAATAGCGATGTTTACAAGGTTCCTTTTATGTTTGCCTCAAATGGAAGACCATTTCTAGAACAATTTAAAACAGCTTCAGGAATTTGGTTTTGGGATGGCAGACAACAAAAAAACATGGCAAGGCCATTAGCAAATTGGTTTTCGCCCAGAGATTTAATAGAAAAATTGGATTATGATGAGCGTGATGGTGTTGACAAACTTAAGAAAACAGGATTCGATTTATTATCAGATCCTAGTGGTTTAAATCTAAGAGCATATCAAATAGAAGCTATTAAAGCTGTAGAACATAAAATATTAACCGATAATCAAGATAGACGTGCCTTACTTGCTATGGCAACAGGTACAGGAAAAACACGAACTATGATTGGTATGTGCTACCGACTCATTGCTTCGGGAAGATTCAGACGAATATTATTTCTTGTAGACAGACGCATGCTTGGCGAACAGGCAGCAGACGCGTTTAAAGAAGTTCATATAGAGGGTTTACAAACATTTGCTCAAATATATGGGTTACAGGATTTGGAAGATAAGGCAGCCGAGCTAGATACCAAAATTCATTTTGCAACTGTGCAAGGTATGGTTCAGCGTATTGCGTATTCCGACGATCCGCCTAGCATTGGTGATTATGATTGTATTGTGGTCGATGAAGCGCATAGAGGGTACACCTTGGATAAGGAAATGGACGAAGAGGAAGTCGTGCTTCGAGATCAGTTAGACTTTCAAAGTAAATATCGCATGGTATTAGATTATTTTGATGCTTACCGTATAGGTTTAACTGCTACACCAGCACTTCATACTAAGGAGATTTTTGGAGACCCTGTATATACGTATTCTTACCGACAAGCAGTTATAGAAGGATATTTAATAGATTTTGAACCTCCTTTTGTATTCCAAACCTCTTTATCTAAAGATGGTATTGTTTGGGAAAAGGGAGATGAAGTTAAGATTTATGATCCTGAAGACAATGAAATAAAAGATATAGGAGTTACTCCAGATGAAATAAAGGTTGAGATAACAGGCTTTAATAGAAAAGTAATTACCGAGAATTTTAACCGTGTAATACTAAACGAGTTGATTTCAACCTATGGTGTTCTTCCTGAAAACAGAGATAAAACTTTAATATTTGCTGCTACTAATGCACATGCAGATACTATAGTTAAATTATTATATGAGGAGTACGCCGAATTAGGTGAAGATGTAGATGCTGATGCCATTGTAAAAATAACCGGCGATGTATACAATAGAGCCGATTTGTTGCGAAAATTCAAAAACGATCAATATCCTAGTATCGTTGTAACGGTCGATTTACTTACCACAGGTATTGATGTGCCAAGCATCTCTAATTTGGTGTTCTTAAGGCGTGTAAATTCACGTATTTTATACGACCAAATGATTGGGCGTGCAACACGGCGATGCGATGAAATTGGTAAAGAAGTTTTTAAAATATACGATTGTGTAGGTGTTACCGAAATCATGTCTAAAGAGCAGGTCATGAAACCTGTAGCGCCTTTAGTCACGAAATCTTTTGCCGACCTAGTAGAGGAGCTAGCGATTATTGAAGATAACTATTCAAAGGACGCCAAACTAGATCGAATCATTGCTAAAATCCAACGTAAATTTTCTAGTTTTAATAAGGAGCAGAAAGAGCAATTCGAAATTTTATCTGGAGAACCTACCGCAAGAGATTTCGCTAAAAAGTTAAAAGCTGTAGATCCTGAAGCCCTTAATAAGTCTGTTGAAGATTATGGGCATTTATGGGAGTTTTTAGATCGAGAAAAAGGAAAGGCATTTAATTACGGTACCCTTTACAGTGACCATGAAGATAAGTTAGAAGAAGTCTCTAGAGCTTACGAAAAAAATCTAAAACCTAAAGATTATCTAGAATCATTCACCGAGTTTATAAACAACAACAGAAACGAGATTTCGGCTTTAAATGTAGTTTGTACGAAACCAAGTAGTTTAACAAGAACTGAATTAAAAGAGTTACGCTTAATTCTAGATACTCAAGGTTTTAATAAAAACAATTTAAATACAGCATATAAAGAGGTTACAAACACTGAAATAATAGCAGACTTAATTGCACATATACGTACTTCTGCTTTGGGAGAAGATTTGGTAAGTCACCACGAACGTATAAGTAATGCCGTAGCAAAACTTAAGGCTTCCCATTCTTGGAATCAAATTCAGTTAAAGTGGTTAGATAAAATAGAAGCCCAATTACAAAAAGAATCTATAATAACCTTAGAAGATTTAAATAAGCCACCTTTTAGCGTCGATGGAGGATTAAAGCGCTTAGAGAAAGTCTTTAAAAACGAAACAGCTCAAATAATCAACGAGTTAAACGACTATTTATATGCATAA
- a CDS encoding PD-(D/E)XK nuclease family protein produces MKSLLKHIAQISKKYAQLNKISGDAFNVFEVINVTTDEVRLHSRFLAELLNPKGTHGQGDLFLKHFVDQFKIQLDTKSAKVTVEKYIGPVTEITGGLIDIFISDNKGASITIENKIYAPDQNNQLIRYYNHSQNNIFYLTLLGTEPSEDSYINTKVNPNKVHGKTKLNPKTDFKLLSYKYDIKDWLILCRKESVELPLLREGITHYLNLINTLTGQSGNNKMNTEITEFITSTEDHLKHAVLIEQSLTDSKIKIQSKFWEHLKEKLEANSFVINDALSVTKENIQNYYIKNRNRDVEYGLIMDVYKKEHLKIQFKVELHLHIYYGFQLIKNEGLINQTTEECSMYTKILDGLEWQYENSERWLGRRFTDEKLNFRAFNSDAIFELANPEKLDKKTTIIANSIKNEIDAFQEQLKAIDQLELINKKEIQNI; encoded by the coding sequence ATGAAAAGCTTATTAAAACATATTGCCCAAATTTCAAAAAAATACGCGCAATTAAACAAGATTTCAGGAGATGCCTTTAATGTATTCGAGGTTATAAATGTAACTACAGATGAAGTGAGGTTGCACTCAAGATTCCTAGCTGAATTATTAAATCCTAAAGGCACACATGGGCAAGGCGATTTGTTTTTAAAACATTTTGTAGATCAATTTAAAATTCAATTAGATACCAAATCGGCAAAGGTAACGGTAGAAAAGTATATTGGACCTGTAACAGAAATAACAGGTGGGCTAATAGATATTTTTATTTCCGATAATAAGGGCGCTTCTATAACTATTGAAAATAAAATTTATGCTCCAGATCAGAATAATCAATTAATAAGGTATTATAACCATTCTCAAAATAATATTTTTTATTTAACACTTTTGGGAACTGAGCCTTCTGAAGATAGTTATATAAATACTAAAGTAAACCCTAATAAAGTACACGGAAAAACAAAATTAAATCCTAAAACAGATTTTAAACTACTATCATATAAGTATGATATAAAAGATTGGTTAATACTTTGTAGGAAGGAATCGGTAGAATTACCATTATTAAGAGAAGGTATTACGCATTACTTAAATCTAATAAATACATTAACTGGACAATCTGGAAATAATAAAATGAATACAGAAATCACCGAATTTATCACGTCAACTGAAGACCATTTAAAACATGCTGTTTTAATAGAGCAAAGTCTTACAGATTCCAAAATTAAAATACAAAGTAAATTTTGGGAACATCTAAAAGAAAAGTTAGAAGCAAATTCGTTTGTTATTAATGATGCGCTTAGCGTTACAAAAGAGAATATTCAAAATTATTATATTAAGAATAGAAACAGAGATGTGGAATACGGATTAATAATGGATGTATATAAGAAGGAGCATTTAAAAATTCAGTTTAAAGTTGAATTACATCTTCATATTTATTACGGCTTTCAGCTTATTAAAAACGAAGGCCTGATAAATCAAACTACTGAAGAATGTAGTATGTATACCAAGATACTCGATGGATTAGAGTGGCAATACGAAAATTCTGAAAGATGGCTAGGTCGGAGATTTACCGATGAAAAACTAAATTTTAGAGCTTTCAATTCAGATGCTATTTTTGAACTAGCAAACCCAGAAAAATTAGACAAAAAAACAACTATAATTGCAAATTCTATTAAAAACGAGATTGATGCTTTTCAAGAACAATTAAAAGCAATAGATCAATTAGAATTAATAAATAAAAAAGAAATACAAAACATATAA
- a CDS encoding SOS response-associated peptidase — MCFHTSQIQKVKKIENHYKVSLVDEKARETFDAPRFHINGFTHPYMLFIPQEEPSKLVYGHWGIVPESKKNAEDIAPYYKEAMRFGGGLNAQSEKLFDHFIYKNSALTKRCIIPVTGFFEPHEHKSKKYPFHIKKKDDNLLSLAGLYTQIEDTLTFTILTKAASPLFAKIHNKKNRQPIILKDQDVQSWLNQDLDESDIKFLINSNYNDNQLSTFTVSKDLFSPKVDSNIPSILDKVDYEGIVL; from the coding sequence ATGTGCTTCCACACTTCACAAATACAGAAAGTAAAAAAGATTGAAAATCATTACAAAGTTTCGCTTGTTGATGAAAAAGCTAGAGAAACATTTGATGCTCCACGATTTCATATTAATGGATTTACACATCCATATATGCTATTTATTCCCCAAGAGGAACCTTCAAAATTAGTGTATGGACATTGGGGTATTGTCCCAGAAAGCAAAAAAAATGCAGAAGACATTGCTCCATATTACAAAGAAGCTATGCGATTTGGAGGAGGATTAAATGCACAGTCTGAAAAATTATTTGATCATTTTATCTATAAAAATTCTGCTCTTACAAAAAGATGTATCATACCAGTAACTGGATTTTTTGAACCCCATGAGCATAAAAGCAAAAAATATCCTTTTCATATTAAAAAAAAAGATGACAATCTATTATCACTAGCTGGGCTTTACACGCAGATTGAGGACACTTTAACCTTTACTATTTTAACAAAAGCAGCATCTCCATTGTTTGCAAAGATTCACAATAAAAAAAATCGGCAACCTATAATTTTAAAAGACCAAGATGTGCAATCATGGTTAAATCAGGATTTAGACGAATCGGACATCAAATTTTTAATAAATTCAAATTATAACGATAATCAATTAAGCACATTTACGGTAAGTAAGGATTTATTTAGCCCAAAAGTAGATTCTAATATTCCAAGTATTTTGGATAAAGTAGATTATGAAGGTATAGTTTTATAA